A genomic segment from bacterium HR17 encodes:
- the prfA gene encoding Peptide chain release factor 1: MHRQLNALEEELQAIEAELANPETARDSTRLQALMRRHGELLPIVERYREYKRLLERERQAREILAAENDEGLLKLAQEELAEIVPQREALEAELAEALMPKDPNEGKDLVMEIRAGTGGEEAALFARDLCRMYLRYAERKGWKAEIVYESPSALGGYKEVILHISGKDAWKLLRYESGVHRVQRVPVTESSGRIHTSAATVAVLPEAEEAEVELREDDLEVETFRSSGPGGQHMQKNETAVRIRHKPTGIVVECQDERSQHQNRMKALRILRTRLLEMKRQEQETALHRQRRQQIKSGDRSDKDRTYNFIQNRVTDHRYDITLYNLKDILDGDLDELLTEIRRKEIQRWLTSVGAEPQTVAAQ; the protein is encoded by the coding sequence ATGCACCGACAGTTGAACGCGTTGGAAGAGGAATTACAAGCGATAGAGGCGGAGTTGGCAAACCCCGAAACGGCGCGTGATTCTACGCGGCTGCAAGCCCTGATGCGCCGTCACGGTGAACTGTTGCCCATCGTGGAGCGCTACCGCGAATACAAGCGGCTGCTGGAACGGGAACGACAAGCCCGCGAGATTTTGGCGGCAGAAAACGATGAGGGTTTGCTCAAACTGGCGCAAGAGGAATTGGCAGAAATTGTCCCACAGCGCGAGGCACTGGAAGCCGAACTGGCGGAAGCATTGATGCCCAAAGACCCCAACGAAGGCAAGGACCTCGTCATGGAAATTCGCGCGGGCACCGGCGGCGAAGAAGCGGCGCTGTTCGCCCGCGATTTGTGCCGCATGTATCTGCGCTACGCCGAACGCAAAGGGTGGAAGGCTGAAATCGTTTACGAAAGCCCGTCAGCGTTAGGTGGCTACAAGGAAGTCATCCTACATATCAGTGGCAAAGACGCGTGGAAGTTGCTCCGCTACGAAAGCGGTGTCCATCGCGTTCAACGCGTGCCCGTCACGGAATCGTCAGGGCGTATCCACACCAGCGCGGCGACTGTCGCCGTGTTGCCCGAAGCCGAAGAGGCAGAGGTGGAGCTGCGTGAGGACGATTTGGAGGTGGAAACTTTCCGCTCGTCAGGACCAGGCGGACAACACATGCAAAAGAACGAGACGGCAGTGCGCATCCGGCATAAGCCGACAGGGATCGTCGTGGAGTGCCAAGATGAACGCAGCCAACACCAAAACAGGATGAAGGCGCTGCGGATTTTGCGGACGCGGTTGTTGGAGATGAAGCGGCAGGAGCAAGAGACGGCGTTGCACCGCCAGCGCCGCCAGCAAATCAAATCGGGCGACCGCAGCGACAAAGACCGCACCTACAACTTCATCCAAAACCGTGTCACCGACCACCGCTACGACATCACCCTCTACAACCTGAAGGACATTTTGGACGGCGACTTGGACGAACTGCTGACAGAGATTCGGCGTAAAGAAATCCAGCGGTGGCTGACAAGTGTTGGAGCGGAGCCGCAAACGGTGGCGGCACAGTGA